The Actinotalea sp. JY-7876 sequence ACAGGAGCGGGGCACCGCAGCCGTCGACCGTCACGTGCTCGACCGGGACCCCCGTGAGCTCGCCCACCGTCGACCGGATCGCGCGCTGCAGCGGGTGGTCGGGCGCGAGGTAGGTCGCGGTGTCCCAGCCGGCCGCGACGCAGGTCGCGAGCATCGCGGCGTGCTTGCCCGAGCAGTTCTGGGTCAGCGCCGCGGGGCCGTGACCGGCCGCGCGCCAGGCGTAGGCCGCGTCGGCGTCGAGCGGCAGGTCGGGCGTGTTCTGCAGGGCGTCCGGGCCGAGGCCCGCCCGCTCCAGGACGGCCCGCACGACGGCCAGGTGTGCGTCGGTGCCCGAGTGGCTCGCCGCCGCGAGCGCGAGCGCGTCGACGTCGGCGTCGAGCCCGCACCGGAGCATCGCGACGGCCTGGAGCGGCTTGAGCGAGGAGCGCGGCCACATCGCGGCGTCGGCGTCGCCGACCTCCGCCAGCGTGGCGCCGTCGGCGCCGAGCACGACGAGGTGGCCGTGGTGCACGGACTCCACGAGGTCACCCCGGACGACCTCGGCGAGCAGGTCCGGCGAGGTCACCAGCCGCCCGCCCGCGGACCCGGCCGGCGGGGTCCGCCCCGGCCGTGGCTGCCCATCGCCGGCCGGACGTCCACGAGGTAGACGATCGCGGCCACGGCGCTGCCGAGCGCGAGGAACTGCAGCTCGCCGATGCCGAGGGGGTACGGGATGGCGACGAAGGCGATCGCCGTCGCGACGCCGAGCAGCGCGCCCCAGAACGTCTTGGTCTTCTTGCCCGCGGCGACGAAGGCCCCCGCCGGGCGGCGCACCAGGTCGATGAGCGCGACGACGCAGGCGGCGAAGACGCCGACGTAGAGCGCGAGGAAGATGAGGACCTGGATGGACGCGATCACGGCACGAGCGTACGAGACGCGACCGGGGGTCAGATCTCGGGCAGGTTCGCGCGGGCCTCGCCGGGCTCGGCGCCCGCGGCCTCGAGGAGGTCGACCAGGAGCGAGCGCAGCAGCAGCACGAGGCTCTGGGCGTGCCAGTCGTCGGGCACGACGAGCCACGGGTCCGTGCGGCGCGCGAGGTCGGCGAGCCGCTCCCTGGCCCGACCGCGGTCCCCGCCCGAGCCCAGCGCACCCGCGAGGTCACCGGCCGCCGTCGCGACGTCCTCGACCAGGGCCGCCAGGCCGGCCAGGTCGTGGGTCTCGCGCACGACGGCACGGCTGCGGCGCGCGAGCACGCGCGCGTTGCGCATGGCGCGGTCGACGCACACCGCCGCGCCCTCGAGCTGGCGCAGCTCGGCGACGTGGCGCCGGAACGCCGGCGAGACGCGCGCCGACTGCCGCGCCGCCGACGCGGAGTCCCGCCACTGGTCGAGCACCGGCTGGGAGGCACGGCCCCGCGCGAGCGCCTCCTCGACCTCGTCCTCGTCCCGGCGCTCGAGGCCCGTCGCGAGGTGCCGCAGCAGCTCCGCCACCTCGGTGAGCGCCTCCTCGCCGACCGCGCGCACGCGGCGCCGCGGGTCCTGCGGCCACAGCGTCGCCACCATCAGCGCGAGGACGCCGCCGACGAGCGCGTCGAGCCAGCGCCCCACGGGCGACCCGGCCTGGAGCGCGGGTAGCGCCACGATGACGATCGACTGCACGCCCGCCTGCATCGTGAACAGCGCGCCGCGGTCGATGAAGCGCCCCACGAGCGCCGCGATGCTCAGCACGACGGCGATCTGCACCGGCCCGGTGCCGATGACGTGCACCAGCAGGTCGCCGAGGAGCACCCCGACGGCGACGCCGGCGGCGAGCTCGGCGACGCGACGCGGCTGCCGGTCGGCCGTGAAGCCGAGCGCCACCCAGGCCGAGACGGGGGCGAAGAACGGCGCGGGGTGCCCGAGACCGTAGTGGGCGATGGCCCAGGCCGCGCCGGCGGCGACGCTCGCGCCCAGCACCGGCAGCGCGGCGCGGCGCACCCGCCGCCAGCCCTGGCGGACCCGCGCGCGGGCGACCACGCGGGCCGAGGTCACGAGCGCGTCCCCACGGTCGTCGCG is a genomic window containing:
- a CDS encoding asparaginase; translated protein: MVTSPDLLAEVVRGDLVESVHHGHLVVLGADGATLAEVGDADAAMWPRSSLKPLQAVAMLRCGLDADVDALALAAASHSGTDAHLAVVRAVLERAGLGPDALQNTPDLPLDADAAYAWRAAGHGPAALTQNCSGKHAAMLATCVAAGWDTATYLAPDHPLQRAIRSTVGELTGVPVEHVTVDGCGAPLLSTTVRGLARALGRIARAGAGAGDGDEARVARAMAARPDLVGGPGRDVTAVMRAVPGLVAKDGAEGVYAAGLPDGTGIAFKVADGSPRPRPAVLVAAVALALRAAGQEVPAALEAAGRTPVLGHGVPVGEVRTAFAGVAR
- a CDS encoding DUF2516 family protein, encoding MIASIQVLIFLALYVGVFAACVVALIDLVRRPAGAFVAAGKKTKTFWGALLGVATAIAFVAIPYPLGIGELQFLALGSAVAAIVYLVDVRPAMGSHGRGGPRRPGPRAGGW
- a CDS encoding FUSC family protein, which produces MTSARVVARARVRQGWRRVRRAALPVLGASVAAGAAWAIAHYGLGHPAPFFAPVSAWVALGFTADRQPRRVAELAAGVAVGVLLGDLLVHVIGTGPVQIAVVLSIAALVGRFIDRGALFTMQAGVQSIVIVALPALQAGSPVGRWLDALVGGVLALMVATLWPQDPRRRVRAVGEEALTEVAELLRHLATGLERRDEDEVEEALARGRASQPVLDQWRDSASAARQSARVSPAFRRHVAELRQLEGAAVCVDRAMRNARVLARRSRAVVRETHDLAGLAALVEDVATAAGDLAGALGSGGDRGRARERLADLARRTDPWLVVPDDWHAQSLVLLLRSLLVDLLEAAGAEPGEARANLPEI